The proteins below come from a single Miscanthus floridulus cultivar M001 chromosome 1, ASM1932011v1, whole genome shotgun sequence genomic window:
- the LOC136498083 gene encoding copper-transporting ATPase PAA1, chloroplastic-like — protein MEAAVATTTSTRVPLPLLPTAGRPLLPSGLARPRRGFASISATTSTFGAGGSGGGGRISGGGGGGGDDSGAGAAAAAAAVAALGEAEQQADGDSDAIVLHVGGMSCGGCAAKVKRILESQPEVAAATVDVEKATALVWMTPEAKATKDWQKQLAEKLANHLTSCGFQSHLQGEGEAEQTDS, from the exons ATGGAAGCCGCGGTGGCCACGACCACGAGTACGAGGGTGCCCCTCCCTCTGCTGCCCACCGCGGGGAGGCCCCTGCTCCCGTCGGGCCTGGCGCGGCCCCGCCGCGGGTTCGCCTCCATCTCCGCAACCACCTCCACATTCGGCgcaggcggcagcggcggcggaggccgcatatctggtggtggcggcggtggtggggaCGACTCCGGTGCCGGCGCGGCAGCGGCCGCGGCGGCTGTGGCGGCTCTGGGTGAGGCCGAGCAGCAGGCGGACGGCGACTCCGACGCAATCGTGCTCCATGTCGGG GGAATGTCTTGCGGCGGATGCGCGGCCAAGGTGAAGCGGATTCTCGAGAGCCAG CCTGAGGTTGCTGCAGCTACAGTTGACGTCGAAAAGGCCACCGCTCTTGTGTGGATGACACCTGAAGCGAAGGCTACCAAAGATTGGCAAAAGCAATTGGCCGAGAAGCTTGCCAATCATCTCACCTCTTGTGGGTTCCAGTCTCATCTGCAAG GTGAAGGCGAAGCTGAACAAACTGATTCTTGA